In Nodosilinea sp. E11, the following are encoded in one genomic region:
- a CDS encoding site-specific integrase, producing the protein MSTNGQAKVLTQDEIAQLFAAMDSSRDKALFGIMLYCGLRVSEAIALLPGDIKGDVLVLPAKATKGKLATRQIDIHPKLAALLAAYDHGGAEHLFPGRHGRGRLARSSADWLLDQALAYIGLEGLGISTHSFRRTALTNLSNAGVPLRVIQEISGHRSLASLQRYLEVSPEQKRAAIAALAY; encoded by the coding sequence ATGAGCACCAATGGCCAGGCGAAGGTATTGACCCAGGACGAAATTGCCCAGCTATTCGCGGCGATGGACTCCTCCAGGGATAAAGCCCTGTTCGGCATCATGCTCTACTGCGGGTTGCGGGTGAGTGAGGCGATTGCCCTCCTGCCCGGCGACATTAAGGGGGATGTGTTGGTGTTACCTGCGAAGGCCACAAAGGGCAAGCTGGCCACCCGACAGATCGACATTCACCCCAAGTTGGCGGCGCTGCTGGCGGCCTATGACCATGGCGGGGCGGAACACCTGTTTCCGGGTCGCCATGGGCGGGGCCGGTTGGCGCGATCGTCGGCTGACTGGCTGCTCGACCAGGCGCTGGCCTATATCGGGCTGGAAGGGTTGGGGATTAGCACCCACAGCTTTAGGCGCACGGCTCTAACTAACCTGAGTAATGCTGGGGTACCGCTGCGGGTGATTCAGGAGATTAGCGGGCATCGGTCATTGGCCAGCTTGCAGCGGTATCTGGAGGTGAGCCCTGAGCAGAAGCGGGCTGCGATCGCAGCATTGGCATACTAA
- a CDS encoding ParA family protein → MIITVVSFKGGVGKTTTAIHLGGYLQGLGETLVVDGDSNRSALQWAASDRLPFTVADEMQAPKLLMSGKFSHVVIDTAARPSSDELASLAQGCDLLIIPCSPDALSMGAMLQMVEPLQGLKAEYRVLLTIIPPKPNAAGAEARASLIASGLPLFDGGIRRLNAFQRAALDGCLVKDVKGDSYAGIAWSCYTAIGKEILP, encoded by the coding sequence GTGATCATAACCGTCGTCAGCTTTAAGGGTGGAGTGGGCAAGACCACAACCGCCATTCATCTGGGAGGATACCTGCAAGGGCTAGGAGAAACACTGGTAGTCGATGGCGACAGCAACCGCTCTGCTCTCCAGTGGGCTGCTAGCGATCGCCTACCCTTCACCGTGGCCGATGAGATGCAAGCGCCCAAGCTGCTAATGTCTGGCAAGTTTTCCCACGTCGTCATCGACACCGCCGCTCGGCCATCGTCTGATGAACTGGCCAGCCTTGCCCAGGGGTGTGACCTGCTGATTATTCCATGCAGCCCCGACGCGCTCAGCATGGGGGCTATGCTCCAAATGGTGGAGCCGCTGCAAGGGCTTAAGGCAGAATATCGAGTGCTACTCACCATCATTCCCCCCAAGCCCAACGCAGCTGGGGCAGAGGCTAGGGCGTCGCTGATAGCCTCTGGTCTCCCACTGTTTGATGGAGGCATTCGTAGGCTTAACGCTTTCCAACGGGCTGCGCTTGATGGATGCCTAGTTAAGGATGTAAAAGGCGATAGCTACGCAGGTATCGCCTGGAGCTGCTATACCGCGATCGGAAAGGAGATATTACCGTGA
- a CDS encoding plasmid partition protein ParG: MSDQNRFANLLKAAQQQPEVAEPTQPEPLLDVQTSERPDVQAFKQPDISTSKAKSSSGDYKRTTVYLTQELHRRLKRASLDKGMEMSDIAESAIAAWLEEHSDI; encoded by the coding sequence GTGAGTGACCAAAACCGATTTGCTAACCTACTCAAAGCAGCCCAGCAGCAGCCTGAAGTAGCAGAACCCACCCAACCTGAGCCTTTGCTAGATGTTCAAACATCTGAACGTCCAGATGTTCAAGCTTTTAAGCAGCCAGACATCTCAACATCCAAAGCCAAGAGCAGCAGCGGCGATTACAAACGCACTACTGTTTATCTGACTCAGGAACTGCATCGCCGATTGAAGCGGGCCAGCCTTGATAAAGGAATGGAGATGAGTGACATTGCCGAGTCTGCGATCGCGGCATGGCTCGAAGAGCATTCAGATATTTAG
- a CDS encoding YhcG family protein: MPQPPALFPEDENYFALINGLKQRIRRAQLKAALAVNQELIMLYWHIGQEIMERQLSQGWGSKVIDRISKDLRREFPEMKGFSPRNLQYMRALAEAYPDEQIVLQVIAQIPWGHNQSLLNKLNSPEQRLWYARKVVEFGWSRNILELQIDTNLFARQGGAITNFERTLPPEQSDLSRELLKDPYNFEFLALADEVQERDLERALVERIRDFLLELGVGFAFVGSQYRLEVDGDEYFIDLLFYHLKLHRYVVIDLKVTEFKPEYAGKMNFYISAVNHLLCDERDEATIGIILCKSKKRTTVEFALDTVQNPIGVATYKLREELPPALQGCLPTAEQLEMELDAAIREIGAEQDNSYL, from the coding sequence ATGCCTCAACCTCCTGCCCTGTTTCCCGAAGACGAAAATTACTTTGCCCTGATTAATGGCCTAAAGCAACGCATCCGTAGAGCGCAACTCAAGGCTGCCCTGGCGGTCAACCAGGAGCTGATCATGCTTTATTGGCACATAGGCCAAGAGATTATGGAACGCCAGCTATCGCAGGGTTGGGGCAGCAAGGTCATTGACCGTATCTCCAAAGACCTCCGCCGCGAGTTTCCAGAGATGAAGGGATTCTCTCCCCGAAACCTGCAATACATGAGGGCTTTGGCCGAGGCCTACCCCGATGAGCAAATAGTGCTACAGGTCATAGCACAAATTCCTTGGGGGCATAACCAGTCGCTACTCAACAAACTCAACAGCCCGGAACAACGTCTCTGGTACGCCCGCAAGGTTGTTGAATTTGGCTGGAGCCGAAACATTCTGGAGCTACAGATCGACACCAATCTGTTTGCACGGCAGGGCGGTGCCATTACCAACTTTGAGCGCACCCTGCCACCTGAACAGTCAGACCTAAGCCGCGAGCTGCTGAAAGACCCCTACAATTTCGAGTTTTTAGCCCTTGCTGATGAGGTACAGGAGCGTGACCTAGAGCGGGCTCTAGTAGAGCGCATCCGTGATTTTTTGCTAGAGCTGGGGGTAGGGTTTGCCTTTGTGGGTAGCCAGTATCGGCTTGAGGTAGACGGCGACGAATACTTTATTGACCTACTATTCTACCACCTGAAACTACATCGTTACGTGGTCATAGACCTCAAGGTGACGGAGTTTAAGCCGGAGTACGCAGGCAAGATGAACTTCTACATCAGCGCTGTCAACCACCTGCTATGCGACGAGCGGGACGAAGCCACCATTGGCATCATCTTATGCAAGTCCAAAAAGCGCACCACCGTTGAATTTGCCTTGGACACAGTGCAGAACCCCATTGGCGTGGCCACCTACAAGCTGCGCGAAGAGCTGCCGCCAGCCTTACAGGGATGTCTGCCCACCGCTGAGCAGTTGGAGATGGAACTAGATGCAGCTATTAGGGAAATTGGGGCTGAGCAAGACAACTCGTATCTATGA
- a CDS encoding metalloregulator ArsR/SmtB family transcription factor, giving the protein MIDPTPQVLSPVADYFKVLSEVSRLQVLCCLKPGAQNVTEIVEATGLGQANVSKHLKVLVQAGMVTRHPEGINVYYQISDPMIFELCELVCDRLAIRLQEQTQQIEQLKSLRL; this is encoded by the coding sequence ATGATTGACCCCACACCTCAAGTGCTGTCTCCTGTTGCTGATTATTTCAAAGTGTTATCAGAAGTAAGTCGGCTGCAAGTGCTGTGTTGCCTTAAGCCAGGTGCCCAAAATGTGACGGAAATTGTTGAAGCGACTGGCTTAGGTCAAGCAAATGTCTCCAAGCACCTGAAAGTTTTAGTACAAGCGGGCATGGTCACTCGCCACCCAGAGGGGATCAATGTCTACTATCAGATCTCAGACCCCATGATCTTTGAACTCTGCGAACTGGTGTGCGATCGTTTAGCGATCCGGTTACAAGAGCAGACCCAGCAGATTGAGCAACTCAAATCGCTCCGCCTGTAA
- a CDS encoding protein tyrosine phosphatase family protein, with amino-acid sequence MENTKQINDQLAVAMGQVTPEELQQAAQEGFKSVLNLRSPEEEGFVSDEQQQAEKTGLKYVNVPVKPDGMSDELADQVLQEIDQLPKPALIHCKSGMRSGAMTLMYVATQQGMTADEAMQKGKQMGFDCDSSPQMKQFFENYISGHSKAS; translated from the coding sequence ATGGAAAATACTAAGCAGATTAATGACCAGTTGGCAGTTGCGATGGGTCAAGTGACACCAGAGGAATTGCAGCAGGCAGCCCAAGAAGGATTCAAATCGGTGCTGAACTTGCGATCGCCTGAAGAAGAGGGCTTTGTGAGTGACGAGCAGCAACAGGCGGAAAAGACAGGACTCAAATACGTCAATGTTCCGGTTAAGCCAGATGGCATGAGTGATGAACTAGCGGATCAGGTGCTCCAAGAAATTGACCAATTGCCTAAACCTGCTCTCATTCATTGCAAAAGTGGAATGCGTTCTGGAGCGATGACGTTAATGTACGTTGCTACTCAGCAAGGAATGACAGCGGACGAAGCAATGCAAAAAGGGAAACAGATGGGATTTGATTGCGATTCCAGCCCTCAGATGAAGCAGTTTTTTGAGAATTACATTTCAGGACACTCTAAAGCTAGCTGA
- a CDS encoding MBL fold metallo-hydrolase: MALVLEQINVEGLAQLSYIVGDDKAGVAAIIDPRRDIDFYLQRARELGVRLIASVETHIHADFVSGAHELKARMNVPIYGGKTDDYQFELHQLQEGDELKIGSVTLRALHTPGHTPEHISLLIHDSKQGEEPFGLFTGDTLFNLDVGRPDLLGGGTEQRLAAQLYHSLFNKVLPLGDRIEVYPCHGAGSSCGKSIGDRRQSTIGNERIFNPALKERSEEEFVEWIMSEMPEPPRHYARLKKVNAKGAPIMGCIPTLQPLTPSEFQQKMQDENTVIIDARSILAFGGGHIPGAINIALRPEFPSWVGWMVEPEQSLLVVVESERDVKLVTEQLFRLGYDNLAGYLHDGMTSWQNAGLPLEHLGEWTVQELNQHKDDSKVTVLDVRGDDEYQKGFVPGAKHLFVAHLEEHLDELDKNQAIATYCGSGYRASIAASILQKHGFKNVINIPGSWMAWKAAKLPVQQPEQSEPVPA, encoded by the coding sequence GTGGCACTAGTTTTAGAGCAAATTAACGTTGAAGGACTGGCGCAGTTGTCGTACATCGTAGGTGACGATAAGGCAGGAGTGGCAGCTATTATCGATCCTCGTCGAGATATTGATTTTTACTTGCAGCGAGCTAGAGAACTGGGTGTGAGGTTGATTGCCAGTGTGGAAACGCACATTCACGCGGATTTTGTCTCCGGTGCTCACGAACTGAAAGCCCGGATGAACGTTCCGATCTACGGCGGCAAAACAGACGACTATCAGTTTGAATTGCATCAGCTTCAGGAAGGTGACGAGCTAAAAATTGGCAGTGTGACACTGCGTGCTCTGCACACCCCAGGACATACTCCTGAGCACATTTCGCTGCTGATTCATGATTCTAAACAGGGCGAGGAACCATTTGGGCTGTTTACTGGGGATACGCTGTTCAACTTGGATGTAGGTCGTCCTGACTTATTAGGCGGCGGCACCGAGCAACGGCTAGCCGCGCAGCTTTATCACAGTTTGTTTAATAAGGTGTTGCCTTTGGGCGATCGCATTGAGGTTTATCCCTGTCATGGTGCGGGTTCCTCCTGCGGCAAATCCATTGGCGATCGTAGACAAAGCACGATTGGCAACGAACGCATTTTCAACCCCGCGCTTAAAGAGCGTTCAGAGGAAGAGTTTGTGGAGTGGATTATGAGTGAGATGCCAGAACCTCCACGTCATTATGCTCGGCTCAAGAAGGTCAATGCCAAAGGCGCACCGATTATGGGCTGTATTCCCACGCTGCAACCGCTGACACCTAGTGAGTTTCAGCAGAAGATGCAGGACGAAAATACGGTAATTATTGACGCGCGATCGATTCTGGCATTTGGGGGTGGACATATTCCAGGTGCAATAAACATTGCCTTGCGTCCAGAGTTCCCAAGCTGGGTCGGTTGGATGGTTGAACCAGAGCAGTCACTGCTAGTTGTAGTTGAAAGCGAACGGGATGTGAAGCTGGTTACAGAGCAGCTTTTCCGCCTCGGCTACGACAATTTAGCGGGTTACTTGCACGATGGGATGACAAGTTGGCAGAATGCTGGATTACCACTAGAACACCTGGGCGAGTGGACAGTGCAGGAATTGAATCAGCACAAAGATGATTCAAAGGTCACGGTGCTTGACGTGCGCGGTGATGATGAATATCAAAAGGGATTTGTCCCTGGCGCTAAACATCTCTTTGTAGCTCACCTAGAAGAGCATCTCGATGAGTTGGATAAAAACCAGGCGATCGCAACCTACTGTGGCAGTGGCTACCGAGCTTCCATCGCTGCCAGTATCTTACAAAAGCACGGGTTTAAGAACGTGATCAATATCCCTGGTTCTTGGATGGCTTGGAAAGCCGCTAAACTGCCTGTGCAGCAACCAGAGCAATCGGAACCTGTTCCAGCTTAG
- a CDS encoding DUF2243 domain-containing protein — protein MKTNPTQPIEVSQRQHQERRSVITAGVLFGLGLGGFFDGVVLHQILQWHHMLTSAGYADSTVAGLKVNTLADGLFHTVTYSFTVGGLLVLWRAIERGILSWSSKIFGGALLIGAGTFNLVEGILAHHILGIHHVKSGPNELAWDLGFLAVCALLVVIGWLLLRLDQQQTNS, from the coding sequence ATGAAAACAAATCCTACCCAACCGATAGAGGTAAGCCAAAGACAACATCAGGAGCGCAGATCGGTAATTACTGCTGGAGTTCTATTTGGCTTAGGGCTTGGTGGATTCTTTGACGGAGTCGTACTGCATCAAATCCTTCAGTGGCATCACATGCTAACCAGTGCAGGGTATGCTGATTCGACTGTTGCTGGGCTAAAGGTCAATACCCTGGCAGATGGACTCTTTCATACAGTAACCTACTCTTTTACGGTAGGCGGACTGCTGGTATTATGGCGTGCCATAGAGCGTGGCATTCTGTCTTGGTCTTCCAAAATTTTCGGTGGAGCTCTGCTGATTGGTGCAGGAACGTTCAATCTTGTCGAGGGAATCCTCGCTCATCATATCCTTGGCATCCATCATGTTAAGTCGGGACCCAATGAACTTGCCTGGGATCTAGGGTTTTTAGCTGTTTGTGCACTTCTAGTAGTGATTGGCTGGCTGCTGCTTCGCCTTGACCAACAACAAACGAATTCTTGA
- a CDS encoding MBL fold metallo-hydrolase yields MLFRQLFDKESSTYTYLIADPETKVAILVDPVLEQVERDLKLLHELGLSLRYCLETHIHADHITGTAKIRQATGCLSVVPQHAQAGCADRYIQDGETLQLDSISVKAIATHGHTDSHMTYQVNGDRILTGDALLIRGCGRTDFQSGDAGMLFDSVTQKLFTLPEETLVYPAHDYRGHTVSTILEEKRHNPRFVGRNRAEFIEFMESLNLPDPKKIMEAVPANEHCGNLVEGRTNKISRDPTLSKQG; encoded by the coding sequence ATGCTATTTCGTCAATTGTTTGATAAAGAATCCAGCACCTACACTTATTTGATTGCGGACCCAGAAACCAAAGTAGCAATCCTTGTCGATCCAGTGCTAGAGCAAGTCGAGCGAGACCTTAAGTTATTGCACGAGTTGGGATTGAGTTTACGTTACTGCCTAGAGACGCACATTCATGCCGATCATATTACAGGCACTGCTAAAATCCGTCAGGCAACAGGCTGCCTTAGTGTGGTGCCACAGCACGCCCAAGCGGGTTGTGCAGATCGTTATATTCAAGACGGTGAAACACTGCAATTAGATAGTATTTCGGTTAAAGCGATTGCTACGCACGGTCACACTGATAGCCACATGACGTATCAAGTCAATGGTGACCGAATCTTAACAGGCGATGCTTTACTGATTCGAGGTTGTGGACGCACAGACTTCCAGAGCGGTGATGCTGGTATGTTGTTTGATTCCGTCACGCAAAAACTCTTTACCTTGCCAGAAGAAACACTGGTGTATCCAGCCCATGACTACCGAGGGCATACTGTCTCCACCATTTTGGAAGAAAAAAGGCACAATCCTCGGTTTGTCGGGCGAAATCGGGCTGAGTTTATTGAATTCATGGAAAGCCTGAATCTACCCGATCCCAAAAAGATCATGGAAGCTGTGCCAGCTAATGAGCATTGCGGCAATCTTGTTGAGGGAAGAACGAACAAAATATCTAGAGACCCTACCTTAAGCAAGCAAGGCTAA